The DNA region TATTCCCTTCCACTGAtacaatttattatattcccGTTGTAAATCTTACTTTTgtctatataatttttttattcatcttttaaagttaaattttcacaataatatataaaaaagggaATTCTgcgataaatttttttacgaATAACGTACAAGATAATATTTTGAACACATGACTTTGCAAAGAGCAACAAAAAtcaagaaatatataatataatatattatatttaggCTTTAGAGGaggaaaataagaaaatattttttcataaccTTGAATATGGAAAAGACCAAAATTGAGATAGTTTTGTTTACtcttatatttatcttttttggTAATACATATGTATGCATGTTTAGTTGTATTTCTATTATCtatgttttttaaaagttaaaTACTTTTATTGTTACTGTTATCatcatttcatttttatgtatatatatatatgtatatttatacatatatataggTATATACTTTGAGAAAAAAATCGAAGTAACATCAACTAATATTAAATCGGGTATTAAAgattcatcatttttttctaatttaaaaaaaaaaaaattagaaaataacTCTATTACTACAGATAATAACAATCAGAAGAAAAGTTTTAAATCTTCTATTCTTTCAAATTCAgatacatataataaaaaaatagctagattaaaaattgaagatgaaaaatcactgtatttatataatgtTAAACCATtaataattctaaaaaataattatattagaaCAAAACCACTGAATACTGCGTATGTAGAAAAAAGTGTTCCATATTTATCcaacatttatatttataatgaaGGAAAACGTAGCAAATTAGGTAATATTCCATATTCTTTTATTCAAAAAGAAACTCCGGAATTGATTGATATCGAAGTTTTAAATGATTATAATAGTTTAATTACAGTACTTAATGGAAGCTACACTAACGCAAAAAATACCTATACGAGATCACAATCCTATAAAGAAATGGAACGTTATTTTGAAGAACCacaagataaaaaatataagtttaaaaatcaaataattcctttaataaataatttgacTGAACTAACTCAAGAGTACATGAAATACTGTGAAGAatctaaagaaaaaattgaaaaaaaaatgaatgaatTACATGAATTTATAGGAAATCTTGAGGAAGTAAGATCATTTACAGAGAAAACtatagaattaaaaaaaaatataaaagatataaaaaaaaaattagacgAAGACTTTAAagctattaaaaataataaagaggAGGTGCATGATAGTTTATCAAAAATAATGAGAAACAAATATTGCCCTTTTCTATATTGCGAAAAAGTGTTGCCTTACTATGGATCTGCTGTCaatcattattataataaaataaaaaaaaatacgagTGATTATACTGACTTTTTACAAGAAGCTGAACATTTTATGAATTCTGATAATAAGTTACTAAAAATTAaggataaaaatttttatcacaaaagatataaataCTCTCTAAAGTTATTAATAGAAGAAATTAATGTCATTATAagtattcataaaaaaaacaaaagaacTATATCTAATAATATTAGTATTATTACACAAAGTAATTCTCATTATAGTTCATGTAAATTCAGTTCTAATAATATTGTTAATATTGTTATTTCCCCTTCCGTTATgtgtaatgaaaatatttttatagaagattggaataaaaaattaaaaatagattttgaaaataaaaaaaaagcaatttatgatttatttgataaaataaaacaggAATTATGGGATAGCATAAATTCCTTAGTTTATCCTCAGAATATAGAATTACAAAGTGTAGAAATTACTTCACAATCACAAAAACTCTTAAGTGATACAAATAGTATGATTTATGAAAATTGTGAAATGTTAGATGATTTATCATATAGTAGTCCAGGAATTTCAACCATTAAACATGAAATTACCAAATTATATGCTGAAATAATTACACATAACATTAGTATGAATAATAGCTTTGATTTGATCAATCAAAAATGTGATTCTAttaaatctaaaaaaaataagatagaAACAATGAAAACAAGTCTACCTCTAAACGAAGGCAAAACATTAAGTGATATCACGGATGATGTTTTTACTACAAAACAAAATATTGAACGCATAATAACATCAGCAAATGATAAAATTGAAGtaatacaaaataaatataaagaaataagtgatttaaaaaatataattgagGGACTAATTGAGcaaattaaaacaaaaaaaagggaACTAAATGAATTAGAAAGAAAAGAAGACGAAGCAAAAGAacaatgtataaaaaaaatcgaACAACACTTAGGACATattgaagaaaaattaaataaattgaaTCAGTTTATAGATTTGAAAGATAAGGATAATGAAAACTTAAAAGTTATTGAAAATGTAATCGATGCATCATCATGCAATAATAAGGAtgaatatacaaaaaaaaaagaagaagcaAAAGAACAGTGGAAATCAgctttaatatatttattcggTGATGAAAGGATAGAAAAAATGTGCAAAGATATGCCAGTTTATTTAtctgaaaagaaaaatttaaattatatggtATATGACTTGGATACAATCAATAATACATTTGATAATTTAAACCAAAAATATATCGAAATAGATAATATTGTTATTCAAAGTACTACTATTATGAATGAAAAGGTAGCATATGCAGAAAGTAATTTTATACAACTTAGggatataattataaaagagTCAATTGAAGATCTACacaataaaatgaataactCATTTCAACAATTTAACAATACAGTGAATTCTATATCTCAAAATATAACTAATTATAAAGcgaatatagaaaaatttaaaatatggGAAGATGcgatagaaaaaaaaaagaatgacATTTTGGATAAGTTTGTTGAGGAAAATAGTGATATACTAAAAGAAGATACATCAACAGAAATATTGAATCTTGAGAAAGTTATTAGAGAAAccaaaaatttaatatcaaCAAAAATAAGTGATGGAAGAAGTGTTTTATGTACATTTCAAAAGCAATTTGAACTATACgataaaatacaaaattattttggtattcttaaaaataatgaaatttctaacaatcttaattttttgaaaacaacaattcataaaataaatgcGGATAGAGTACTAGATGATTATGATACAAAATATAAGAATGAAACAAGTTCAATAGATGAtagtataaaaaatgtaGAGCTGTCAAAAAAAGTTATAGAaagttttaatattttaaataaagttataaatggatctaataaaaataacgaATCAATAGAGTGCTTAAAAACTAATTTGAAAGAatcagaagaaaaaatagatagACAAATTATTTCTGTTAATGAAGataatttaatagaaaaCCAGGTAAAAGAGAATCTTTTaagtaaattaaaagaaaaaaaaaatatggaagatcaaaaaaggaaaattgaTAAATTAGATAAAGATTCAAAGGAATTACAAGAATCatctttatcttttaaaGAAACAACTAAAAGTTCTCTTACtgaagaaaatatagaaGCCTATTCAAGagatatatcaaaaaaaaaagaaaagttaGAATCTATTACAGGTGAAATTCATACATTAAAAGTAGGAATTATGAACTTAAATTTAGAAgttgaaaatataattaacatccagaataatgaaattgcagatttaatttataaacttataataaaattagatcttgatataaatagtaaaataaaagcaaGTTTGGGGATTCtagaagaaacaaaaaatagttttgaaaaatataattctgAAAAAGACATAAAGAATATTCATAATGAGAAAAATAGGGAAAATCTAAGAGTAGTAtcacaaaattttattaactttaaagatgaaattaatacttataatgaaaaatttataaaaattcaaaGTGATTCTAAAAATGAAGTTGATAATTCTGATAAATTGAAgcaaaataatgaaaatttcaATAATAAAAGAGTCAGCATGAAAAGGtattatgataatataaaaaatatatcggAAAATTTAGGTGAGATGGAAAAAGAGCTAGAAacttcattaaaaaatataaataaaaaaaaaatagaatataaaaagattTTGGTAATTGATATTCTTGACCAAATCagtgataataaaaaaggagGTGAAAAAGAAGTAACAATTATTGACGAGTATAAAGGAAAAATTgaggaattaaaaaaaaaaataccagACACGACAGAATGTGAATtagttaattttaaatatgagGATTATGTTATTAatgctaaaaaaaataaggaagtaataaataaattggAACAAGAAGTGAATTCATTAAGGGAAACAGTATCtaaagatataaaagaagATGAAATTAATAGGATCCAAATGGaagtcaaaaaaaaattaaatgaaattataaaagaaaagaataaaatagatAATGCATCAGAAGCTCTTAAAAATATGggaaaatttttaatgttgACAAAATTTAGTATAGTAATGGATGAAATACAAAGTAATGTAAAAAAGGTAAgggaagaagaaaaaaatgcagagaaaaaattcatagaatcagaaaatattcaaaaaaatatattggaTGATCTTAAAAAAGTAGGGGAAT from Plasmodium relictum strain SGS1 genome assembly, contig: PRELSG_00_v1_204, whole genome shotgun sequence includes:
- a CDS encoding reticulocyte binding protein, putative → MEKTKIEIVLFTLIFIFFGIYFEKKIEVTSTNIKSGIKDSSFFSNLKKKKLENNSITTDNNNQKKSFKSSILSNSDTYNKKIARLKIEDEKSLYLYNVKPLIILKNNYIRTKPLNTAYVEKSVPYLSNIYIYNEGKRSKLGNIPYSFIQKETPELIDIEVLNDYNSLITVLNGSYTNAKNTYTRSQSYKEMERYFEEPQDKKYKFKNQIIPLINNLTELTQEYMKYCEESKEKIEKKMNELHEFIGNLEEVRSFTEKTIELKKNIKDIKKKLDEDFKAIKNNKEEVHDSLSKIMRNKYCPFLYCEKVLPYYGSAVNHYYNKIKKNTSDYTDFLQEAEHFMNSDNKLLKIKDKNFYHKRYKYSLKLLIEEINVIISIHKKNKRTISNNISIITQSNSHYSSCKFSSNNIVNIVISPSVMCNENIFIEDWNKKLKIDFENKKKAIYDLFDKIKQELWDSINSLVYPQNIELQSVEITSQSQKLLSDTNSMIYENCEMLDDLSYSSPGISTIKHEITKLYAEIITHNISMNNSFDLINQKCDSIKSKKNKIETMKTSLPLNEGKTLSDITDDVFTTKQNIERIITSANDKIEVIQNKYKEISDLKNIIEGLIEQIKTKKRELNELERKEDEAKEQCIKKIEQHLGHIEEKLNKLNQFIDLKDKDNENLKVIENVIDASSCNNKDEYTKKKEEAKEQWKSALIYLFGDERIEKMCKDMPVYLSEKKNLNYMVYDLDTINNTFDNLNQKYIEIDNIVIQSTTIMNEKVAYAESNFIQLRDIIIKESIEDLHNKMNNSFQQFNNTVNSISQNITNYKANIEKFKIWEDAIEKKKNDILDKFVEENSDILKEDTSTEILNLEKVIRETKNLISTKISDGRSVLCTFQKQFELYDKIQNYFGILKNNEISNNLNFLKTTIHKINADRVLDDYDTKYKNETSSIDDSIKNVELSKKVIESFNILNKVINGSNKNNESIECLKTNLKESEEKIDRQIISVNEDNLIENQVKENLLSKLKEKKNMEDQKRKIDKLDKDSKELQESSLSFKETTKSSLTEENIEAYSRDISKKKEKLESITGEIHTLKVGIMNLNLEVENIINIQNNEIADLIYKLIIKLDLDINSKIKASLGILEETKNSFEKYNSEKDIKNIHNEKNRENLRVVSQNFINFKDEINTYNEKFIKIQSDSKNEVDNSDKLKQNNENFNNKRVSMKRYYDNIKNISENLGEMEKELETSLKNINKKKIEYKKILVIDILDQISDNKKGGEKEVTIIDEYKGKIEELKKKIPDTTECELVNFKYEDYVINAKKNKEVINKLEQEVNSLRETVSKDIKEDEINRIQMEVKKKLNEIIKEKNKIDNASEALKNMGKFLMLTKFSIVMDEIQSNVKKVREEEKNAEKKFIESENIQKNILDDLKKVGELQNLLIHNLDEDSINGSIEKIILIKDRTESNSENINMLLTEVEKHKETSSLYLNNTIRGREKIEYLKKHDNDETQNITEAVMQNINNYVHESENCSKNAERHAQETSKNYTLSLEY